GCTGCGGTCCACGCTCACCACGCCTTCGGGGCGATGCGGGCCGTAAGCCTTATCCGAGGGTACCATGCCCGTGCGCGTTTCGCCCACATCCATGCCCACGACGATTTCCTCAAACCCTGGAATGATCTGACCTTCGCCGATCGTGAATTCCAAAGGATCGCCGCCCTGGGACGTATCGAAAACCGAGCCGTCGTCCAAAGTACCGGTGTAATGTACCTTCACGGTGTCGCCGTTTTTTACTTCTGACATTCCTGTTCCTTTGTTTGGGGGTAATAGATTCCTACACCTTACGCAAAACAGCCTGGATGTAAAGGAATGAGGCCGCTTTTTTTTGGAGACAATGGCGAAAAACGCCCGTTACCGCTCCGTTTTCAGCCCTCGCGAGCCAAGCACTCGACGATTTCGGCTATCGCCGCGCGCAGCGGTTGCGGAGCGGGCGTCACGCAACCCACCGCGTTCTCGGCCAGTGCGCGTTCCATCCCGTCAGCGTCTTGTTTCGCGGCCGCTTTGCCCAAACTTCCCTCTTCTTGGAGCAAGGTCGCAAGGATGTCGAACTGGTAATCCAGATCGCCGAACTGCGCCGCTCGTTCCGCATCGAGCTGCTCGTGCTCTTCCACAAACGCCGTCGCCAACTGCAGGAAGCCTAATCGAGTCGCCTTGCGCCGCGCCGTTTTCAAATCATCGCCCGCCGCCAGGCATCTGACAATTTCGCCCAGTTCGAGTCCCGGTACCGCCACGCCGTTATTGAAGGCGACGTAAAGGCCGAGAAACGCCGGCACTAGCTGCTCGGGGACGCGAGCCTGCGCTTCGTTGAGATAGTACATCAGAGCGTGTTTGCCGGTGACCGGATGCGCGTTTTGGACATGATCAAGCTGCCCGCGGACACTGATTTGCGTCGCGTGCGACATTTTTTGCAGCCGATCGGCGGCTTGTTGCAGCAGTTTTGCGCGTGACGCGTCATCGAAACGGCCGGTTATGTCCAGGCCGTTTTCCTCCTGCCACCATTTAAGCGCCCGTCGAGTCGCCGGACCGACCACGCCATCAATCCACGGCCGCCCGCGTTCGCCGGTCGGAAAACCGAGTACGATCAGACTTCGTTGCATGACGCGGATTTCTTCTTCGTATGGACCGTCTTCGACAGCCCACGCTTCTTCTACGACCGCCGGGTCCAAACCCAGGACGGACGCGATAATCGCATCGCTCATTGTCTGCTCCTTAGAACCGACGTTTGAGGTAATGGTAAGCATTCCGGAACAGTTGCACACCGTGGCCTTCCTCGGGCATCGTCTTGTAACGTTGCCACCTGGGGAAGTTAGTGTAATGCAGGAAGGCTTCCGGGTGTGGCATCAGGCCGAAAACCCGGCCGGTTTCGTCGCACAGCGCTGCGATATTCTCGACGCTACCGTTGGGATTGGCCGGATATTTATCGGTCGGGTCGCCTTGCAGGTTGGCGTAGTGCAGACACCCCAAGCGCTTCTTGACCACGGTTTCAAGAACGCCTTCATCGGCGATAATCAGTTTTCCTTCGCCATGCCGTACCGGCAAATAAAGGTGCTCCACGTTTTTCAGGAAGACGCACGGCGTCCGCCTCTCCGTTTTCAAAATGACCCAGCGATCTTCAAAACGCCCGGAATCGTTGAAGGTTAGCGTAGCGGTTTGTTTGAAATAGGCGCCGCCGGTGGCCGGCAGCAAGCCGAGTTTAACCAACAACTGGAACCCGTTGCAGACGCCCATGATTAGCTT
This genomic window from Candidatus Lernaella stagnicola contains:
- a CDS encoding peptidylprolyl isomerase, which produces MSEVKNGDTVKVHYTGTLDDGSVFDTSQGGDPLEFTIGEGQIIPGFEEIVVGMDVGETRTGMVPSDKAYGPHRPEGVVSVDRSVFPPDIDPEVDQVLAVQGDGGERIPVRVTAVTEAEVTLDQNHPMAGKDLNFEIEVLEVS
- a CDS encoding peptidoglycan-binding domain-containing protein, which codes for MSDAIIASVLGLDPAVVEEAWAVEDGPYEEEIRVMQRSLIVLGFPTGERGRPWIDGVVGPATRRALKWWQEENGLDITGRFDDASRAKLLQQAADRLQKMSHATQISVRGQLDHVQNAHPVTGKHALMYYLNEAQARVPEQLVPAFLGLYVAFNNGVAVPGLELGEIVRCLAAGDDLKTARRKATRLGFLQLATAFVEEHEQLDAERAAQFGDLDYQFDILATLLQEEGSLGKAAAKQDADGMERALAENAVGCVTPAPQPLRAAIAEIVECLAREG
- a CDS encoding phosphoribosylformylglycinamidine synthase subunit PurQ, translated to MGEIKAIVVTGNGTNCEMEMAHACKLGGFERVDIVSIYEVLRGEVDLEEYHFFCLPGGFMDGDDLGAAKAAAVTWRYARLSRGKLLADVLKHYIDDGKLIMGVCNGFQLLVKLGLLPATGGAYFKQTATLTFNDSGRFEDRWVILKTERRTPCVFLKNVEHLYLPVRHGEGKLIIADEGVLETVVKKRLGCLHYANLQGDPTDKYPANPNGSVENIAALCDETGRVFGLMPHPEAFLHYTNFPRWQRYKTMPEEGHGVQLFRNAYHYLKRRF